Within Streptomyces sp. SS1-1, the genomic segment GGGCAAGTACGTCATCGGGCTGGGCGAGCTGATGTTCGGGTTCAACCCGTTCGGCTGGCGCTTCATGACGGCGCTGCTCGGCACGCTGTCGGTGCTGATGCTGTGCCGCATCGGCCGCCGCATCTTCCGCTCGACGTTCCTCGGCTGTGTCGCGGGCGCGCTGATGGCCGTGGACGGGCTGGCGTTCGTGATGGCCCGCACCTCGCTGCTGGACGGGGTGCTGATGTTCTTCGTGCTGGGGGCGTTCGGCTGCCTGATCATCGACCGGGACCGGGCGCGCGCCAAGCTGGCGGCCGCGCTGCCGGTGGACGCCGACGGGCGGGCCCGTCCGGACGCGCACATCGCCGAGACCCTCCATCTCGGGCTGCGCCCCTACCGCTGGCTGGCCGGCCTGCTGCTGGGCCTGGCCATCGGCACCAAGTGGAACGGCCTGTACTTCCTGGCCGCGTTCGGCCTGATGACCGTGCTGTGGGACATCGGCGCCCGCCGCGTCGCCGGCGCCGGCCGCCCGTACAAAGCCGTGGCCCGCCACGACCTGGGCCTGGCCTTCCTGGCGACGGTCCCGGTGGCGATCGTCACCTACCTGGTCTCCTGGACCGGCTGGATCCTCTCCCCCACGAACGGCAAGGGCGGCTACTACCGCGACTGGGCGACCGCCAACGGACGCACCAGCGACTGGTCCTGGCTGTTCCCCGACTGGTGGCTGAGCCTGTGGCACTACGAGAACCAGGTGTACGACTTCCACGTCGGCCTGTCCTCGCCGCACACCTACCAGTCCAACCCGTGGAGCTGGATCGTCGACGGCCGTCCCGTCTCCTTCTTCTACGAGTCCCCGCTGCCCGGCCAGGACGGCTGCCCCTCCGACGCGGGCGGCAAGTGCGCCCGCGAGGTCCTGGCGATCGGCACACCCGTGCTGTGGTGGGCCGCGGCCGTGGCCGTCCTGTACGTCCTGTGGCGCTGGCTGCTGCGCCGCGACTGGCGGGCCGGCGCCATCGCCTGCGGCGTCGCGGCCGGGTACCTCCCCTGGTTCCTGTACCAGGAACGCACCATCTTCTTCTTCTACGCCATCGTCTTCCTCCCCTTCCTCTGCCTGGCCGTGGCGATGCTCCTGGGCGCGATCATCGGCCCACCCCGCTCCGGCGACACCCGCCGCGTCATCGGCGCGACGGCGGCGGGCGTCCTGGTCCTCCTGATCGCCTGGAACTTCATCTACTTCTGGCCCATCCACACCGGCCAGTCGATCCCGATCGACGAGTGGCGGTCGCGGATGTGGCTGGATACGTGGGTGTAGGCCCTCTTCGCCCCGTCGACCTTCGGTCACATGTTCGGTAGTCGTCGGTCACAAAAGAAAACACCTTCCACGGTTCTCCCCCACGCCACTTAAGGTGCCGGGGGGATGGAACGGGGAGGGGATCATGGCCAAGGGGGTCAAAGTCGCCGTTGTGGGTGGGGTGTTCGCCCTGATGGTGGGCGGGGCCGGGTACGGCGCCTACAACATCGTGTCGGCGCTGGACGGGGGCGGCGCCACCGGCGCCGGAGGGGCCGCGCGGTCCGGGCCGCCGGATGCCGAGGAGGTCGCGGAGACCACCGAGGCGTTCTTCGGGGCCTGGGAGAAGGGCAAGGCCGAGCAGGCCGCCGCGCGGACCAACAACGACGCGGCCGCCGGCGTTCTCCTGCGCGCCTTCGGCAAGGGCGCGCACATCGGCGAGGTGAAGATCACGCCGGGCAAGGCCAAGGGCACCACCGTGCCGTTCACGGTGGACGCGAAGGTGTCGTACGGCGGGAAGTCCGCGCCGCTGCGCTACGAGAGCCGGCTCACCGTGGTCCGCGGGGTGAGCACCGGCGAGGCGCTGGTCGACTGGGAGCCGTCCGTGGTCCACCCGGACCTGCGCAAGGGCGACACCCTGGTCACCGGCGAGGCCGCGAGCCCGCCCATCCAGGCCGTCGACCGCGACGGCACCGTGCTGACGAAGGACAAGTACCCCTCGCTCGGCCCGGTCCTGGACACCCTGCGCGAGCGCTACGGCGACAAGGCGGGCGGCGAGCCCGGTGTGGAGCTGTCGATCCGGCACACCGTCACCGAGGCCCCGGACACCTCGCTGCTGACCCTCTCCGAGGGCAGACCCGGCAAGCTGCGCACCACGCTCAGCGCGAGCGTCCAGGCCGCCGCCGAGAAGGCCGTCGAGAAGTACGGGCAGTCCTCGGTCGTCGCCCTCAAGCCGAGCAGCGGCGAGATCCTCGCCGTGGCCAACCACCGTGAGGACGCCTTCAACGCGGCGTTCCAGGGGCAGGTCGCCCCCGGTTCCACGATGAAGATCCTCACCTCGGCCATGCTCATCGACAACGGCCTGGCCACGATGAACGGCCCGGCGCCGTGCCCGGACACGGCGGTCTGGCAGAGCCAGACCTTCAAGAACCTGAAGGGCATGCGGCCCGACGAGGGCCCCGGCGCCACTCTTTCGGCCGCCTTCACCCGGTCCTGCAACACGGCCTTCATCAAGCTGGTCGGCCGCGACGGGGTCACGGACTCCTCGCTGACGGCGGAGGCCGAGCAGCGGTTCGGGATCGGCCGCGACTGGCGGACCGGCATCAGCTCCTTCGACGGCAGCGTGCCCGCCTCCGGCGGCCCGGACCGCGCGGCCAACGCGATCGGGCAGGGCACGGTCCAGATGAACCCGCTGACCATGGCGTCGGTGACGGCGACCGCGATCACCGGCACGTTCCGCCAGCCCTACCTGGTGCCGCGCACGCTCGACGACCGCGAGTTCGCGACCGCGTCCGGGCTGCGGCCGGGCACCGCGAACCAGGTCCGGCAGATGATGCGGCTGACCGCGACGCAGGGCACCGGCGCTGCGGCGATGCGCGGGCTGGGCGGCGACATCGGCGCGAAGACCGGTTCGGCCGAGGTCGACGGGGAGGCCACCTCGGACAGCTGGTTCGCGGCGTTCCGCGACGACGTGGCGGCGTCCGCGCTGGTCCAGCAGGGCGGACACGGCGGCGACGCGGCCGGTCCGATTGTCGCAGCCGTGCTACGAGCGGCAGGCTGACCTCACCCTCGGCGCCCGGGGACTCTAGGCTGTCGTCGTCGTTGTGCGTGAGGGCAGCGGGGCGCCGGGGACCCCTGGGATTCGCGAGGGAACGGAAAGCAGTGGGCAGAAGAAAGCGCGTCGCCGAGCGGCGGAAGACCAACCCCGCCGTGCTCGGCGGGATGATCGCCGTCGTCATCGGTGGCGCCGGGTTCGGCGTCTACGCCCTGTACGGCGGTGGAGCGGCGGCCGACACGCAGTCGTCGTCCGCCGAGCGGGCCAAGAAGGTCAAGTCGGGCCCGCTGTCCGGCAAGGAGGTCACCACGGCCGCCGAGGCGTTCCTCACGGCCTGGCAGAAGGGGAAGGTGGCCGAGGCGGCCGCCGCCACCGACGACAGCGCCGCCGCGAAGGCCCTGCTCACCGGCTACTCCAAGGACGCCCACATCAAGGACGTCACCCTCACGGCGGGCCCCCGCTCCGGCGACAAGGTCCCCTTCTCGGTGAAGGGCACCGTCAGCTACAAGGGCACCAGCAAGCCCCTCACATACGACAGCGCCCTCACCGTCACCCGGCGGGCCGAGGACGGCGAGCCGCTGGTCAAGTGGCACGCGGCGGTCGTGCACCCGGAGCTGAAGGACGGCGACCGGCTCGTCACCGGCGCGTCCGGCACACCGCCGGTGAAAGCGCTCGACCGCGACGGCGGCGAGCTGACCGTGAAGACCTACCCGTCGCTGGGCTCGGTCCTGGACGGGCTGCGCGAGAAGTACGGCGACAAGGCCGGCGGCACGGCGGGCGTCGAACTCCAGGTGGTCCGGGGCAAGGAGTCCCAGAAGGCGGAGCTGTCCGACACCACCCTGCTGGAGCTGAGCAAGGGCACGCCGGGCACGGTGAAGACGACGCTGAGCCCGGCGCTCCAGGCGCTCGCCGAGCAGCAGGTCGCCGCGAAGGAGAAGGCGTCGGTGGTCGTGCTGCGCCCCTCCACGGGCGAGATCCTGGCGGTGGCGAACTCCTCACACGGCTTCAACACCGCGTTCCAGGGTTCGCTGGCCCCCGGCTCCACGATGAAGGTGGTCACCTCCTCGCTGCTGATCGAGAAGGGCCTGGCGTCGGCGGACAAGCAGCACCCCTGCCCGAAGTACTTCACCTACGGGCACTGGAAGTTCCAGAACGACGACAAGTTCGAGATCAAGGGCGGGACGTTCAAGGCGAGCTTCGCCCGGTCCTGCAACACGGCCTTCATCAGCCAGGCGCCGAAGCTGGACGACGACAGTCTGACCAAGCAGGCGCAGCAGGTCTTCGGTCTCTCCCTCGACAACTGGTCGGTGGGCGTGCCCACCTTCGACGGTGCCGTCCCGGTGCAGTCGCAGGCGCAGATGGCGGCCGAGCTGATCGGGCAGGGCGGGGTGCGGATGAACCCGCTGAACATGGCGTCGGTGTCGGCGACCGTGAAGGAGGGCACCTTCAAGCAGCCCTACCTGGTCTCCCCCGAGGTGGACGGGCGGACGCTCGCGAAGGCGTCCCGGGCGATGTCCGCGTCGACGCTCGCGCAGCTGCGCGATCTGATGGGGTACACGGCCCGGTACGGCACGGCGGCCGAGGCGATGGCGGGGGTCGGCGGTGACGTCGGCGCGAAGACGGGTTCGGCCGAGGTCGACAACCAGAAGAAGCCCAACGGCTGGTTCACCGCCTACCGCGGCGACCTGGCGGCGGCGGGCGTCGTGCAGGCGGCCGGGCACGGCGGTTCGACGGCCGGCCCGATCGTGGCGGCGCTGCTGAAGGCCGGTGGCTGAGGCTCAGCTGTGCACGGGTTCCGTGGCGGCCAGATAGGTCCGCCGCAGGAACCGCATCAGCGCCTTCGTCTCGAACTGGACGACGGAGACGCCCTGCGGGGAGTGGAACTCGACCACGGCCTGCACCCGACCGCAGGGCCACACCCGGATCTCGCCGCTGCCGGCGGGTGAGCGCAGCCCCTGCTCCAGCAGGGTGCGTGAGCACGTCCAGTCGTGGGTGTCGCCTCCGGGCAGCCGGATGTGGACGACGCGCGGATCGGTGTCGGGGTCGTAGCGCAGGACCACGGGAACCGCGTCCTGTTCCGCGGCCAAGGCGTCCGCGTCGGTGACGATGTGGGCTCGTGCGTACTGCTCGACTACGGACATCGGACGGCCCCTAACCCGCGTGACCTGACGCGTGACCTGTGCGAAGGCTGTGCCTGCGCTCCTTCTCCAATGTCGCACATCTTCCCGATTCCGCTCGTCGTAGCCGGATCGGGCTCAGATGTGGGCGGAATCATGCCGCGCGGCCGTCCATGGCGACGGCGGTCGCAATGAGCAGCACCTCGCTCTTGCAACCCGTTCGCATTAAGCCACTATCATCGAACGGTGCACGTACCTGACGGATTCATAGACGCCCCCACCTCCGCCGTGACCGGAGTGGTCGCCGCGGCCGCGGTCGCCGTGAGCCTGCGCGGCGCCCGGCGCGAACTCGACGAACGCACCGCCCCGCTGGCCGGACTCGTCGCGGCGTTCATCTTCGCCGTCCAGATGCTCAACTTCCCCGTCGCGGCCGGCACCAGCGGCCACCTCCTCGGCGGCGCCCTCGCGGCGATCCTCGTCGGGCCCTACACGGGTGTGTTGTGCGTGTCGGTGGTCCTGCTCATGCAGGGCATCCTGTTCGCCGACGGCGGCCTGACCGCGCTCGGCGTGAACATCACCAACATGGCGATCGTGACGACCGTCGTCGCCTACGCCGTCTTCCGGCTGCTGGTGAAGGTGCTCCCCCGCGGCCGCCGCTCGATCACCGTCGCCTCCTTCGCCGCCGCGCTGCTGTCCGTCCCGGCCGCGGCGCTCGCGTTCACCCTGATGTACGCGGTCGGCGGCACCACCGACGTCTCCCTCGGCAAGGTCGCCACCGCGATGGTCGGCGTGCACGTCCTGATCGGCCTCGGCGAGGCCGCGATCACCGCGCTGACCGTCGGCGCCGTCGTCGCCGTCCGCCCCGACCTCGTGTACGGCGCCCGTGACCTGCGGCAGCGGCTGAGTCTGCGGGTGAACGGCGAGCTGGTCGACGCGCCCGCCGCCGAGCCCGCCCCGGTCGCCGCCCGCTCCCCCCGCAGGGTGTGGGCCGTGGGCCTGGTCACCTCCCTCGTCCTCGCCGGCTTCGTCAGCTTCTACGCCTCCGCGAACCCGGACGGCCTGGAGAAGGTCGCCGCCGACCACGGCATCGACAAGAAGGCCGAGGACCACGCCGCCGCCGACTCCCCGCTCGCCGACTACGGCGTCAAGGACGTCACCGACGCCCGGCTGTCCGGCGGTCTCGCGGGCGTGATCGGTGTCGGCGTCACCGTCGTCGCGGGCAGCGCGGTCTTCTGGGCCGTGCGCCGCCGCCGTACGGCCCATCCCGCCGACGTCTCCCCGGCGAGCACGGGCGGCGCCTGAGATGGGAGCGGGGCACGCGCACCGGCTCTACCGGCACGGGCACTCGCCCGTGCACGGACTGCCGCCGCACACCAAGCTGGCCGCCACGTTCGCGTTCGTCGTCGTCGTGGTCTCCACGCCGCGTGAGGCGATGTGGGCGTTCGGCCTGTACGCGGTGCTGCTCGCGGCCGTCGCCCGCACCGCGCGCGTGCCCGCCCGGTTCCTGCTGAAGCGGCTGCTGATCGAGGTGCCGTTCGTCGCGTTCGCCGTCCTCATGCCGTTCGTGGCGGAGGGCGAGCGCGTCGAGGTGCTGGGGCTGTCGCTGAGCGTCGGCGGTCTGTGGGGCGCCTGGAACGTGCTGGCCAAGGGCACCCTCGGGGTCGCCGCCTCGGTGCTGCTGGCCTCCACCACCGAGCTGCGCGAGCTGCTGCTCGGCCTGCAGCGCCTCAAGCTCCCCCCGCTGCTCGTGCAGATCGCGTCCTTCATGGTCCGCTACGGCGATGTCATCGCCGACGAGATGCGGCGCATGCGCATCGCCCGCGAGTCCCGCGGCTTCGAGGCGAAGGGCGTACGGCACTGGGGCGTGCTCGCGAAGTCCGCGGGCGCCCTGTTCATCCGCTCCTACGAGCGCGGCGAGCGGGTGCACCTGGCCATGGTCAGCCGCGGGTACGCCGGGACGATGCCGGTGATCGACGAGGTCACCGCGTCCCGCGCCCAGTGGACGTACGCCCTGACGCTGCCGCTTTCCGCCCTCGTCGTCTGTCTGCTGGGATGGACCCTGTGACCGCTTCCCTCGAGGTCTCCGGCCTCGCCTTCGCCTACCCCGACGGGCATCAGGCCCTGTTCGGCGTGGACTTCTCCATCGCGCGCGGCGAACGGGTCGCGCTGCTCGGCCCGAACGGCGCCGGCAAGACGACCCTCGTCCTGCACCTCAACGGCATCCTGAGCGGCGGCACCGGCACCGTGCGGGTCGCCGGGCTGCCCGTGGGCCGGGAGCACATGGCGGAGATCCGGCGCCGGGTCGGCATCGTGTTCCAGGACCCGGACGACCAGCTGTTCATGCCGACGGTCCGCGAGGACGTGGCGTTCGGGCCGGCCGCGGCCGGGCTCAAGGGACCCGAGCTGGAGGCGCGCGTCGACCGGGCGCTGGAGCTGGTCGGCATGGCGGAGTTCAAGGACCGCCCGCCGCACCATCTGTCGTTCGGGCAGCGGCGCCGGGTCGCGGTCGCCACCGTGCTCGCGATGGAACCGGAGATCCTCGTCCTGGACGAGCCGTCCTCCAACCTCGACCCGGCCTCCCGCCGTGAACTCGCCGACATCCTGCGCTCCCTGGACGTCACCGTCCTCATGGTCACCCACGACCTGCCGTACGCGCTGGAGCTGTGCCCCCGCTCGCTGATCCTGAGCGAGGGCGTGATCGCGGCGGACGGCCCGACCCGTGAACTCCTCGCCGACGACGCGCTGATGAGCGCGCACCGGCTGGAGCTGCCCTACGGCTTCGACCCGCGCTCGGTGCCCACGGGCGCCTGACCGCCGGCCTCGCGCGCGAGACGTCGGCCACACTTCGGAATCGAAGGTGGCGCACCCATGTTGGACTGGACACCGCAGGCGCCACGAGGGCGCCGGGTGTGGGTCGAGGGAGCACGGACGTGGATGTGAACGGCACGGTCGCCGAGGGCTTCGAGCCGGTCAGGGAAGCGTTCGCACGGAACTTCACCGGGCTCGGCGAGCGCGGCGCCGCCGTCGCCGTGTACCGCGACGGGCAGCGGGTCGTCGACCTGTGGGCCGGCACCCGGGACGTCGACGGCACCGAGCCCTGGCAGCGCGGCACCGCGCAGGTCGTGCGCTCGGCGACCAAGGGTGTCGCCGCCGCCGTGGCCCTGCTGCTGCACCAACGCGGGGAACTGGACCTGGACGCGCCGGTCGCGGCGTACTGGCCGGAGTTCAAGGCGCACGGCAAGGAGCGGCTGCTGGTCCGGCATGTGCTCGGGCATCGCGCCGGGCTGCCGGTCCTGGACGTGCCGCTCACCCCCGGGGAGGCGCTGGACCCCGAGCGCGGCCCGGCGGCGGTGGCCGCGCAGGCGCCTGTGTGGGAGCCCGGCACCGATCACGGCTATCACGCGCTGACGTACGGCTGGCTGCTGGACGGGCTGGTGCGGCGGGTCACGGGCCGCTGGGTCGGCGAATGGCTCGCCGAGGAGGTGGCGGGCCCGCTGGGGCTCGATCTGTGGCTGGGGCTGCCTCAGGAGGTGGCCGGCCGGGCCGGCCGCACCGGGCGCGTGGACGGTCCGGAGCCGTCGGGCGCACTGCGGGCCCGGCCGAAGCGGTCGGTGACGGCCGCCTACGAGGACCCGGACTCGCTGACGCGCCGCGCGTTCGCCGCGATCAGCCCGTTCCCCGACCAGAACGACCCGGCGTACCGCGCCGCCGCCCTCCCGGCGACGAACGGTGTCGCGACGGCCGACGGACTGGCCCGTTTCTACGCGGCCCTGATCGGCGAGGTCGACGGGCTACGGATCCTCGACCCGGCGACCGTGGAGCTGGCCCGCGCCGAGGAGTCCTCGGGCCCGGACC encodes:
- a CDS encoding penicillin-binding transpeptidase domain-containing protein; protein product: MGRRKRVAERRKTNPAVLGGMIAVVIGGAGFGVYALYGGGAAADTQSSSAERAKKVKSGPLSGKEVTTAAEAFLTAWQKGKVAEAAAATDDSAAAKALLTGYSKDAHIKDVTLTAGPRSGDKVPFSVKGTVSYKGTSKPLTYDSALTVTRRAEDGEPLVKWHAAVVHPELKDGDRLVTGASGTPPVKALDRDGGELTVKTYPSLGSVLDGLREKYGDKAGGTAGVELQVVRGKESQKAELSDTTLLELSKGTPGTVKTTLSPALQALAEQQVAAKEKASVVVLRPSTGEILAVANSSHGFNTAFQGSLAPGSTMKVVTSSLLIEKGLASADKQHPCPKYFTYGHWKFQNDDKFEIKGGTFKASFARSCNTAFISQAPKLDDDSLTKQAQQVFGLSLDNWSVGVPTFDGAVPVQSQAQMAAELIGQGGVRMNPLNMASVSATVKEGTFKQPYLVSPEVDGRTLAKASRAMSASTLAQLRDLMGYTARYGTAAEAMAGVGGDVGAKTGSAEVDNQKKPNGWFTAYRGDLAAAGVVQAAGHGGSTAGPIVAALLKAGG
- a CDS encoding dolichyl-phosphate-mannose--protein mannosyltransferase gives rise to the protein MTSTASSTDTRQGQASHEQRPSWQQRLRRFGYSAAPGGDVRDQLVPPYVAPSPRMWQFLGVPGPLAGRITRWSAWGGPLLVTLLAGVLRFWHLGSPKAVIFDETYYAKDAWALIHRGFEVSWDKNANKSVLDLADKVPIPTDAAYVVHPPVGKYVIGLGELMFGFNPFGWRFMTALLGTLSVLMLCRIGRRIFRSTFLGCVAGALMAVDGLAFVMARTSLLDGVLMFFVLGAFGCLIIDRDRARAKLAAALPVDADGRARPDAHIAETLHLGLRPYRWLAGLLLGLAIGTKWNGLYFLAAFGLMTVLWDIGARRVAGAGRPYKAVARHDLGLAFLATVPVAIVTYLVSWTGWILSPTNGKGGYYRDWATANGRTSDWSWLFPDWWLSLWHYENQVYDFHVGLSSPHTYQSNPWSWIVDGRPVSFFYESPLPGQDGCPSDAGGKCAREVLAIGTPVLWWAAAVAVLYVLWRWLLRRDWRAGAIACGVAAGYLPWFLYQERTIFFFYAIVFLPFLCLAVAMLLGAIIGPPRSGDTRRVIGATAAGVLVLLIAWNFIYFWPIHTGQSIPIDEWRSRMWLDTWV
- a CDS encoding penicillin-binding transpeptidase domain-containing protein, with the protein product MAKGVKVAVVGGVFALMVGGAGYGAYNIVSALDGGGATGAGGAARSGPPDAEEVAETTEAFFGAWEKGKAEQAAARTNNDAAAGVLLRAFGKGAHIGEVKITPGKAKGTTVPFTVDAKVSYGGKSAPLRYESRLTVVRGVSTGEALVDWEPSVVHPDLRKGDTLVTGEAASPPIQAVDRDGTVLTKDKYPSLGPVLDTLRERYGDKAGGEPGVELSIRHTVTEAPDTSLLTLSEGRPGKLRTTLSASVQAAAEKAVEKYGQSSVVALKPSSGEILAVANHREDAFNAAFQGQVAPGSTMKILTSAMLIDNGLATMNGPAPCPDTAVWQSQTFKNLKGMRPDEGPGATLSAAFTRSCNTAFIKLVGRDGVTDSSLTAEAEQRFGIGRDWRTGISSFDGSVPASGGPDRAANAIGQGTVQMNPLTMASVTATAITGTFRQPYLVPRTLDDREFATASGLRPGTANQVRQMMRLTATQGTGAAAMRGLGGDIGAKTGSAEVDGEATSDSWFAAFRDDVAASALVQQGGHGGDAAGPIVAAVLRAAG
- a CDS encoding serine hydrolase domain-containing protein — protein: MDVNGTVAEGFEPVREAFARNFTGLGERGAAVAVYRDGQRVVDLWAGTRDVDGTEPWQRGTAQVVRSATKGVAAAVALLLHQRGELDLDAPVAAYWPEFKAHGKERLLVRHVLGHRAGLPVLDVPLTPGEALDPERGPAAVAAQAPVWEPGTDHGYHALTYGWLLDGLVRRVTGRWVGEWLAEEVAGPLGLDLWLGLPQEVAGRAGRTGRVDGPEPSGALRARPKRSVTAAYEDPDSLTRRAFAAISPFPDQNDPAYRAAALPATNGVATADGLARFYAALIGEVDGLRILDPATVELARAEESSGPDRVLVVNTRFGLGYMLHGTASPLLGPGSFGHPGRGGALGFADPETGVAFGYVTNGFRKTVTADPRAQALIRALRTSLGA
- the cbiQ gene encoding cobalt ECF transporter T component CbiQ; translated protein: MGAGHAHRLYRHGHSPVHGLPPHTKLAATFAFVVVVVSTPREAMWAFGLYAVLLAAVARTARVPARFLLKRLLIEVPFVAFAVLMPFVAEGERVEVLGLSLSVGGLWGAWNVLAKGTLGVAASVLLASTTELRELLLGLQRLKLPPLLVQIASFMVRYGDVIADEMRRMRIARESRGFEAKGVRHWGVLAKSAGALFIRSYERGERVHLAMVSRGYAGTMPVIDEVTASRAQWTYALTLPLSALVVCLLGWTL
- a CDS encoding SsgA family sporulation/cell division regulator, translating into MSVVEQYARAHIVTDADALAAEQDAVPVVLRYDPDTDPRVVHIRLPGGDTHDWTCSRTLLEQGLRSPAGSGEIRVWPCGRVQAVVEFHSPQGVSVVQFETKALMRFLRRTYLAATEPVHS
- a CDS encoding energy-coupling factor ABC transporter ATP-binding protein, which encodes MDPVTASLEVSGLAFAYPDGHQALFGVDFSIARGERVALLGPNGAGKTTLVLHLNGILSGGTGTVRVAGLPVGREHMAEIRRRVGIVFQDPDDQLFMPTVREDVAFGPAAAGLKGPELEARVDRALELVGMAEFKDRPPHHLSFGQRRRVAVATVLAMEPEILVLDEPSSNLDPASRRELADILRSLDVTVLMVTHDLPYALELCPRSLILSEGVIAADGPTRELLADDALMSAHRLELPYGFDPRSVPTGA
- a CDS encoding energy-coupling factor ABC transporter permease → MHVPDGFIDAPTSAVTGVVAAAAVAVSLRGARRELDERTAPLAGLVAAFIFAVQMLNFPVAAGTSGHLLGGALAAILVGPYTGVLCVSVVLLMQGILFADGGLTALGVNITNMAIVTTVVAYAVFRLLVKVLPRGRRSITVASFAAALLSVPAAALAFTLMYAVGGTTDVSLGKVATAMVGVHVLIGLGEAAITALTVGAVVAVRPDLVYGARDLRQRLSLRVNGELVDAPAAEPAPVAARSPRRVWAVGLVTSLVLAGFVSFYASANPDGLEKVAADHGIDKKAEDHAAADSPLADYGVKDVTDARLSGGLAGVIGVGVTVVAGSAVFWAVRRRRTAHPADVSPASTGGA